In Ornithodoros turicata isolate Travis chromosome 1, ASM3712646v1, whole genome shotgun sequence, the DNA window GCGGCGTTCGGCATGTATCATGATACCTCATAACAGAGAGAGATGACGTATTTCTGGAAGTGATAAGGATTAGTGATCCTGATATTACGGGGGTAACCCTGGATGCTCATCACAACAGGATGGTatactcggagaacaaggagcattCAAAACAGGGACAAAACACAATCCCTGTTTTGaatgctccttgttctccgagtcatgtaccaacaagcccatcaagctactctaggACGGTATAGTGTCTGTGTagcttaaagtgcagctccgctgctgttccgaaagtatgaagacgttgtgatattcagaaccgtggtcccaacgtcattcataaacgcacattgctttccaaatttccatactccttcgtgagaaatttgagaaaaactaccgggcggcggttccacttgtgacgtcatacttggaactgcgcggattggatagccacacccagccagctctgcctggcaaccagtttgtgtttacactccgtcatggcagctgtatcgtgctgaaatagctgtcacgagctatcggggaccaccgcaccgttttatcatgtttcttataagaaatacttcgtcttcgagcacgtactcattctcgttctcaatagcttaggtggtgctttctgcacgcgcagcaagtccgcgcatagtgcgctgccaaagctattgagaatgcgtacgagtacgtcacacgttaggtgttaggtcttgttggtagcatgaagcacagtgcgggcacagaatgtccgctcacgacggccgtcgttgcacaacgaggccatcctgtaaggcttgttaaagaagaccggcaagactatctttgaggctattaacgacagcaattatcacggaacacacccaaaacattcaccttcgccccccccttcgcccatagatctccgccatcgagcgcggctaagccaggacgaagccgggattggtcagggtttgccgaccacaggaccgccgtgccagggaaatttaaaaaattgttttcttaaaaactacaaacaaatgggtgaaaatttttcacatgtatgctccctgtgcggaaacgaacgcacagcccaagcatggctccattctgtcgcagtcgaaaatcggcggagctgagctttaaaagGTGGTGGCTATTTCCGAACGATCTGCCTGCCCGTCTGGCGGCACATGGTGCTCGGGGGGCCGGGGGAGCGTCTTGGACCGACTTCATAGTGAACTATGCccacatttgtcttaaagtgtttgaggaaagcccagcctcagacagcacagcctgtgccgggattcgaacccgggtcacttCCCAGTGTCTGCATGGTATGCCAGCATAAAAGGGCACCTCACATTCTAACACATAGCTAGCCCCAGCCCCAGGAGGGTCACTGCAGGTTCAGCAGCGCTCGCGAATTGGCTCGGATTTGATCCCGTTTTGGTGCTGCTGGTTCTGCTGAAGCCATCTTCCAAAATTTGGACGGCTTTGGTATTAGGGTACCTGCTCCTGAGCGCTAAAGTCatgatagttcttttttttttctttgtcaatATGTACTTTGCGAACTTGGCTTCTCTGCGGTAGCGTCGATGAAAATGAAATACAGGTCACTGCTCAGTATGGAGCGAACACTAGGAGCTGCTCCGTTGAGAGAGCGCCCCCGTTTTGAGAAACGCTCACTTCAGCCAGTAGGAAGGAGTCACTTCTGCTGgtactgtttttgtttttccccttTGGTACGATGCTTTCTAGGCCAGCTGATTCATTCTGATTATACATATATTAACTGTCAAATAAAATTTCAGCGTCAGTTTTGCGTATTGGTGTTTATAGTCTTCAATAGAAAGCTTGTGGCATCGCGAAAAGCCAGGAAAGCGGGGAGTGCATTGACATATTGTATAAACCCTGCTCTGAAATCGTAAGCAAAAGCATTTGCTTGTGCGGCAAAAGTATAAATGAGTGCTCCTACCAGATGAGACTTTCTGCTGAAACAAGATGTCACCTTCCATTACCTCTAGTAAGATGTTTGCGAGACATACATAGTACACCACGACTTTTGCTTGTCAAACGACGCGATTATGTACATGTTATGAGGTAAATAAGGAGATCTTCTTTACCTTGCATCATTTGATGTCAAGAATTGGCTTAGGTATCTGATTCATTTTCCAAATGCTCTGCATTTATTAGTACGTGTCGCTGTTTTCGGAAATGGCGGCTAAAACAAAAATTTCAGCATGAGTATGGCAAGGATTTTTGTGACTTCTCAGCGTGTATCATGATGGTCAGTCTTTCCTGCCCAAGACTTCATACATAGTGCACCAGTGTATCATTGCACCATGCATCAAGCGCAATTATGTTGGGTTGTATAATAATGGGATGTAAAAAAATCCTGCAGCCAAAATTTTAGCAATCCTTCCACAATGTCCCAAAACGGAAGATAAGCTGGTGACCTTTCCTTGGACCGCATTGAGACGCTGCCTTTAACACAACATTCCAAAACGTGAACTCGTCTGTTCGTTGTAATCATATCTGCAAAGCGTGACGTATGAGCACGCccacattccccccccccccctatctgCCATGGATTGCTTCAATTTCGCCCATCGTGAGAACTCCCAGGCGCTCTCAGGTGCTCTGCGCACATGGGGTCACGCGGCCGCAGGGGCACGATAAGGTCTGCAGTGAGCGAGCCAAGCCAACTATCAGCAGGCCTCTTGTCATTACCCTGTTTCAGTCGCCGTTCAGAACACCACTCTTCTCATTCTAGCTCGCCATACTTACATTTTCAGATGTACCACCCAGCGTGGCCGAAACAACGCCCAGCGTCAAACAACTTTATAACATGCACCTCAAGGTGGTGTTCGAGAAGCAAGGCGGTAGCTTAGAAAGGACTATTTAGATTTAGGTGGAACTGGTGGTGGTGGACCTTTTAGGGTACTCATTCGTAGCAGTTTTGTTTGTAGATTTGTTATATGTGTACCAAGCCCAGTAAACCAGACTTTTACCTGTATCATATTCCTGAAATTTTACACCCGAATTGGGTGCTCCTGTTTTCCACCCAAGTTTTGCAAAAAAATTTTCCCAAACACCTCAGAGTATACGTATGATTGGTCGCAAACCACAACTAAGTGTTTTTTCATCATCCAGGTACGAAACCATGTAAAGGGTTCCACCAGGGTTCCACCATATAAAGGGTAAATCCATGCTCCAGTGATTGCTAACAGCAACATGCCTTTGGGTTTTAGAAAGAGCTAAGAAAGGTTAAGTTTAGACTTTAGAAGGTTAAGTTCGAGAGGTTAAGGTTACGGAGAGTTAAGTTTAGAGAGCTAAGAAAGGTTAGACATTGCGCTGTCTAAGTGAAGGCCTTGGGGGAACACGCAGTGCACGTGGGAAGTCTGCCTCTCACTCAGAAATAGTGAAACATTTGCAGCAACGTAGCAATTGTGTTCCTTCCTGGGACATGACAACTGTCGTAAAGGTGGAACTAGACGACTTCAAGTTGGTTTTACCCCCAAATTTACACAGGTGACTCGACAAGAAGCCACATCTTCACTTGTGCAAGTCTGCGCCAAGATCTGTCGTCGCCCTGGCTTACTGCGGCATACATGATGTTGCTGCCTTTAACTGCATCTGGGAGCAGGGTTTTTGTACAATTTTGCACTTAAAATTTGCTTTTCAGTATGCAAACACGAGATTTAGTGTCAGGACTCATATGTGTTACACCTGTCGTCTGGCACCAACACTTGTGCAAAGGCCCTGTACACAAATTGATGACGCATCAGCTTATGTAAAGCCAAGCCAAGGCAAGATTCATAGTGTCATGTAGCTTCCTGAAGCTGCCATACTAGAGTCAGGTTCAAGGCAGCCTGAGAACTGACTTGAAATTTTCACAAAGCATGTAGTTGAGCTCGCTGCATAAGAACGCTTCAAGCCAAGCAGGGGTTCTGAAGTGCACTGACACACTTCCAAGGCATCTGCAAGTCATGCTGAGATTGAATCACATCTGTGAATTCACGGGTTACAGCCCAAAGTCCAATTTTTCTTTCTGTACGTACGGAAGATTTTGGTTGGCTGCAGTATTAGAGAGGGTCAGTACAACAAAATCAAACCAACAAGAAAATGAGTGAGCGCTACGGGCCCGCCTCTTCGGAGGGAACCATTGTTATCATGGTGAAGTTATCTTGGAATGACACCACAGTGCATTCGTCACCGACATGCTGCACAGACGTGCTGCTGTGTAATTTCAAGAGGGATAACCTCACGACGATAACCATGGTTCCTTCAGATGAGGTGGGCCTGTAGCACTTTCACATTTCCTTGTTATTTTGATTTCATCATACTGACCCTCTCTAATACCGCAGTCAACCAATACCTTCCATACGTACTCAAAGAAAAATTTGACTTGAGGCTTAAAGGAAAACTAAGGAGACAACAAGGAGGAAGGAGGGCAGAACAGAGGAGgcagaagaaggaggagggcaacaacaacaactttattttggctttggagagtggagaggttcatcgccacaggcgatactctaccccattgctggtgggaatgtggggaataaaataacgagccccttcacaacgGGCAAGATCACCATGGGCTCTCTTGCCTTTCCCATTTCTTCCCCTTCCTCAGCCCCGTGTCTATAAAGCTGTTTGTGTTGTAGTAATGAAGTTTCAGATGTGTTTGAGATTCACAATGCGTCTGTCTTTATAACGCATGTACATCCCACAAGCACTCTCAAGGCCAAAGTCCGACTACGTTACACCATGGGAAGAATATGTATTTAATGGAGGTCTCATCTATGTTCTGTTGCAGTGCACTCACCCTCTGTTATGTGGTGCCTGAACAGCAGGCCACTAACATGTGCACAACAAACATTAATAGAGAACAAGTTCAGGCATGGGCCACTGGTGAGCAAGGTCTCTCTTTCTGAAGGACCATCAGACACTGTCCCCTTTCAATGCAGTGCCCACGCACATGGGATGTCAAAATGCGGGTGATGGCAACATGCAGGATGCCTGTGTGGAACCACTCACTATGTTGTGTTTGCATGACACTTTTGGGCATGACACTTGAGGCTTCGAGAATGGTTGAACTGTGCAGGACACAACTTGCACCTGAAGGGCTTCTCTCCTGTGTGCACTACCATGTGAGTCCTGAGCTGTGTGGGCCATGCAAATGCTGAAGAACAGTGCTCACACTTGAAtggcttttcgcccgtgtgTTTTCGTCTGTGACCTCTCAGACTTGTGGCATCACTGAACTCAGCAGGGCAGAATTCACACTTGTACATCTTCTCTCCAGTGTGTAAGACACTATGTCTTTTGAGTCTGTTGAGGCACACAAATGCTGCTGGGCAGAGctcacacttgtgtggcttctctcccgtgtgttcTTGCATGTGGTACTTAAGTGCCGTAGAATTGTTGAAACCTGCGGAACAGAGCTCGCACTTGAACGGCTTTTCGTTCGTGTGTGTCCTTATGTGGTGTTTCAGGTTCGAAGCCGTGTTAAATTGCGCAGGACAGAACTTACACTGGTGcagcttctctcccgtgtggacAAACATGTGCCAGTTCAAATGTTGAGACTTATAAAATGATGCAGAACAAAGCTGACACTTGAATGGCTTCTCTCCTGTGTGCGTAAGCGTGTGGCTCTTCAGGTGTCTAGGGCACTTGAAAGCAGCAGGACACTGCTCACATTTGAATGGCTTCTCTCCTGTGTGCATCAGCATGTGACGTTTAAGATGTCCAGCTTCACTGAACGCAGAGGAGCACAGTTCACACTTGTGTGGCCTCTCCCCAGCGTGCATTGCCATGTGTCTCTTCAGGCTTCCAGACCGGGAAAAAGCAGCAGGACACAGTATGCATTGGTATAGCTTCTCCCCTGTGTGTGTCATCATGTGGAGCTTGAGATTCTCAGACTTGGTAAATGCGGCAGAACAGAGCTTGCACTTGAATGGGTTTTCTCCTGTGCGGATTACCACGTGTTGTTTTAAGTTTCCAGACTCGCCGAATGTAGCCGAAAAAATGCCACACTTCTGAGACTCTTCTCTTGCATCAGTCAGCATATGGTGTCCGAGGTTTTTAGGTTGAGCAATTGCGACAGAACAGAAATTAAATTTGAGTAGAGTCTCTCCAGTGCTTGATGTCACATGACCCTGTACAAGCTGTCCATTCGGCATAGTGGAAGTTAAACCTCTGAAGTCTTTGGGTACTTTCCTGCTGGCAAGGATGGTTCCGATTGGTGCAGGTCCTGAAATGACAAAGAAACATTAGATGGCGGGGATTATTTTACGCTTCAGCTGTCAATTGTAGTCACAGGTGTTCAAAAACAGATCGTGTGCACATGTGACTCGCATTCCCTAGTGTCACAGGACCGACTAGTGGAAGCAAGTAGTGGACCAGATTCCACCACAGTGGTCCTATCCTTTCATAATTTGCATAATCTCTTTGTAAATAATTATTAGTTTACTAATTCATATTTTGAAGACAGCTACAGAAATACagaaaaatgaacagaattgAACACACATATTTTTTTAACCACTCTACTGAAGAACGAAAAGACTCATGTGAAACCTTGACTCAGTGACAAACCAAAAACCTTTCCAGAGCATTCTGACAccatgaacacctgcacaatatcgggactgtgcgacaaactggtggcgccgcgatttggcctccggagaaagtacctggcgtgatagccgccgggtagcagctttgtttacatgtgaagtgcgggcgtCTTTTTTTTCCACACTGGAACTtttgcatcgctaactgtgtcagcacctaaaagaactcttcgtTAGGGAcctgatgtttcatttctcgtgatttctatgcttccaataccaccgagggcactagactcgcagcgaatagcgtttgtgacgcgcgttcagCCATTGCATGAactgtgcacaacatgagcgaatatattctatttcttttgttctagtttcaatgaaactgaatgaggacctgcaaaatgatcaatgatttacagttgccactttcgtgacggtaaaacgccgctggatactgtatcaccgtcaaatgcaccgaccaaacggcaacctatttcgagataatgattgaggtgtttcatcgccagtgcccagaccTGATATTGTtcccggtaatctggttgacgagtctcacagtgagaacgggagttctacgttgtccaaaaggtttagtatttacgcaccgaccatttcacagccgtcgtgccgcaagcctaaggcggtagccgaggtaaaaactcatagaatttcttctttgaggatctctttagcgttatctgaagatactggaaaaactgcagtacaagttcagacaataagttgtgaccttacgtgtttatttgtatggatgaaacggacgcacgatgtagatttcagtgacgaaggtACGTGTGtggaaaggaatacaagactctgTCAacaacatgatattacaaatggctggagtcagagaaatacacgtatataaccttcgctagcaagccaggattttgtgaggccTCAAATAACCAttctctcgacgtatcacttacaggtgttttgaccagacAGACGCCAGTGGCTGTTCCTTCCACGTTGTTggatacattataaatacggtggttgcttctgtgcagtttggcTCCATTCTCTTCATTCGCGCCCCAGATAGGTTCCAccttatttgcacttcgaaaattagcccttctaattacggcggtcgccacgcaagctacggttccacttgaggaTGCATAGAATGGGctgcgtggtatcacgtcggatacgtccaagaccgccactggcggcgctgtcgcgacggagcagcgcgccccctttaggtgtcgcacggtccctataacAATATGCAACACACTGCTTGACGGTAATTTCTGACCCTGACCTGTATCGCCATGTGGACGTGCTCAGCGAAGACGTCAAGAAAACAGTCTGTTTGGATACTAATGCAGGGATTAGAACACTTAGTTCTTTGGGTTCGGTTCACGTTCATGTTCAGGCATGCCAGTTCAGTTTAGGTTAGTAGAATATCTAGGGCGATTCCATGTAACACCAGGCAAACTGGCCCTGACATGGTTTCAGACTTTGCTTGAAGAATTATATGTTGTGGATTAAGAACCTGCATCGAACTTggaatcatcaccatcacctctAGTCAAATGTGCATGTGCCTCTGTTATGTGGTGAAAAGTAGGAGGAGTTATAACCACCATAAGCCTAATGTCTCCGGAAGGCATACTTTGGAGCCCTGTAATGCCAACACTATGCAAAAAATGCAACATGTTCTTGCATATTCTGCCAGCGCAAGCGTTTAGACAGTCGCAAAGAAAAATATTAGGGCGATAAATGATGTGGCCTTTTCAAGAATTGTCTCAAATGTATGACCTACTTTCcgatttttcccatttttgcatGTCTGTTGTGTGACACCCTGCAGCTACTAGTATCAAACTTATATCACCAGAGAGCACATTTCACGATGTACAAAATGAGATACTGCTCATCAGAAATTTTTCAGCAGACGTTACCCAGAAGGGCCTGGAATACACCAGTAAAGTGAATGACCAGCCAAGTTTGCCATTTTTTTACATAAAGATGGGATTTCGTATAGCATTTTTGTAGACCTCTGTCCACTGTCCTCTATGtggacaacaagaaaaaaaagatcacAGACGTTTCTTCTGGATGTCGCGTCTCCACCAGGAGCTGAAGTGTCAGCTGAAGGAGCTGAAGGAGCAAGAAGTGCGATAAACGCTAATTCCACCTGATATCGCACTTAACTTTTTTTCTCAGCAACGAATGGACATACAGACTTGAAACAAACGGCTTAGTCACCTAGAGATATCAGCCAACAACCTGTAATTCTTCAAGCAAAGCCTGCCTGATCTTACGTGGAATCactgaagagaaaagaaacgaGAGACTAAGGATGACATATCAGCTGGGGATACCAACTTCGTTTTAATCCCAAAACCGAAAGAAGAAACAGAACGAGCGCTTCTCGACCAAAAGGTACCTCATCGTCATTTACTTTTGACGATCACCCTCTAATAGAATCTGAGTAGAATAAGTGAAGGCATGAACCTGTTCATCGAAGCCAAAATTTTAATTGACTGACATTACAACTGAAACATGGCTTAGGCAATGCTAAGTTGTCAAAGCATAACTTTCGCTCACTGAAGTGCGATTACTAGAGCGTGAATAATTATTCACCAAAGGCTTGTGAAATATACATGTACAGCAAACCCCCGTTAACTCGAACTCGTAAAAACTGGGGAAAAATTCGAGATAAGCAGGGTTTTGAGATATGCGAAATTCCAAACTTTTCGATGTAACAGTAATAAATTGTAAGAGTTATACGTTTCTATAAAGTTACTTTTGTGGCGGAACCGCAATTACACAAAACTACCGcttcaaaacaagaaaaaaagtagGAAAAAAGTCAGAATCACTTGGCGTCGAAAAACATTGTGATGGATCCTTGGTGTTGAAAACTTTCGTTCGAGTATCAAAGCTTTGCACTACCTTGGCTGTGCTATCTTTGTAATTATTCGGGCACTCACGCCGTCACAAGTTCCCAAAAGCAGAAAACAAAACGTAATGGTAATTGACACTCGCTTATATGTCCCCATTGAGCGAAAACGAATGTAACGAAAGCACAGAAGGAAATGATGAACACGTGACGCTCGCAAGTGAACTTCCCTCCCCGCCATCATTGCGACCGCTCTGTGCAACAGCATGGCAATACCGGCCATCCCCCTCTCCCTGCAGAATGAGAAGGTGGGACAACTGAACTCAGCTCCGCTGCACATCTGATAGAACGGCAGAAAATAACTTAGGCGAATGCAGGCGCAGAGCTGCTGTGCGATGATTACTcacatttttgaaatttttgctGATAAGATTTCGAGATATCTGAAGTTCGTCTCGAAAACCTTTCGATATAAGAGGTGATAAATGCATGGTAAATATAGGAGATAATTCTGCGACGTAAGAAAGCTTCAACTTAAGCGATTTTTCGAGATACCCCGAGTTCgagttaacgagggtttactgtaacTATGCACTGGAACTCTTCGAGATATGGAGTAAAAATCCTCAATAGATATATGCAATATGaaaggaagtgcctcaggacgagagccgccgatatttcgagcagggactgttttttttcttggcaccgtcctcatcattggcattgtACAGTCGAACCTCAGACGAACCTCAACGAACTCAGATACAGTGGGCTCCCACTAAACGAACCTCGGTTAAATGGGAATTACGGATAAACGGAATAATAGGGTCACCTTTGGTTAGCTTCCTATACATGCAATGATAAAAGCCTTTGGATAATTGAAACAACCTGTTTTGTGTACTTTGGGTAAACGAAACAAAGTGGAGGTACCGAGATGCCGCCGAACCTGGAAGACTATCATTCACGTCTGACAACCTGGATGGAAGTCATAGCCGGTGCTATCCAATCCATCAGTCACTCATATGCTAAGCATAGCTCGTGTCCACATGTGTCTTCATCAAGTCTGCCAAAGAACAGTCACATGAAATGGTTTTGCTTGCGTCAATATTGCGGATACTGGGGGCACTCGGGGTCATGATCGTGAGAACAAATCAAAACTGGAAACCATGTAATTTGATATGCCAAAGCATTGTCAACCAACTCAACGCTGTCAGCATAGCAGGCCGTGCATTGAATGAGGATGTATACAATGCCACATGATACTGACAGGTAATATCGGAAACCTGGACGCGGGAAATACACCGTTTGCCCGGCAGAACAGAAAGATAAACCTCACTGTAGACGATTGAGGTGCGCATGAAATTTTTTCCAAACCTCAGGCATGCATGCATATTTTGTAAAAAATTCAAAAAATGCGAAGAGAACAGCCATTAATTCTTTTTTCCTTGCTACCCACAATAAAGGAAGTTGATTATCTTGAATTAGCGTTGCATTTCATGAAATCTGTGTACTTTGCTTAAATGAAACTTCTGATAAATGAAACAATATTTCCATTCCCTTGCAGTTCCGTTTCAGAGGGGACTACCGTGACTTCGGTAAAGGTCCTATGAATTTTCGCTTATTATGAAGTTTTATTTGAGCTTGGTTGGTCGCACTTTGTTTCTATGGGAATCTTTTTATTACAACGAACCCGGATTCCCAAGGTTCCTCAGAATTTTCGGTTAGAACGAGGTGACATCGCATCCCCTCCCAAAGAATTCATGCCGCGATaagaaacaaagaaagctgCTTCTCCTGTAGCTCTTCAGGGGATTAGTTCTAATGTTGAAAGAGGGATGAAAGTGGGCAAGT includes these proteins:
- the LOC135378622 gene encoding zinc finger protein 714-like isoform X3 — its product is MNVRDFIHVKEELQDSSLSVSPENHKDYRGCATETTEVHITECFPDLTMNRCDSIHVKEEPQEDSFSMSPENNRGTNRTTGVHITECFSEDATSVGYCVKAKRPGNFTLPGNHGNSNEIVKGDYTDWSMNGRDSIQVKEEPQDHSFAVSPDNDRDYSGGIIETTAVHITKCFPESVMPGMDSTSIKEEPQEISPLPVNHEDAEELITADCLDFTVNRSDTIHVKEEPQDHSFPVSPENHTDYDGGAIETTEVHITECFPESAIAEVDSTFIKEEPQEISPVNNGNDEELITADCSESMAVMDSTFIKEEPQGTSPLPGNHGKTEELSTDECSGPAPIGTILASRKVPKDFRGLTSTMPNGQLVQGHVTSSTGETLLKFNFCSVAIAQPKNLGHHMLTDAREESQKCGIFSATFGESGNLKQHVVIRTGENPFKCKLCSAAFTKSENLKLHMMTHTGEKLYQCILCPAAFSRSGSLKRHMAMHAGERPHKCELCSSAFSEAGHLKRHMLMHTGEKPFKCEQCPAAFKCPRHLKSHTLTHTGEKPFKCQLCSASFYKSQHLNWHMFVHTGEKLHQCKFCPAQFNTASNLKHHIRTHTNEKPFKCELCSAGFNNSTALKYHMQEHTGEKPHKCELCPAAFVCLNRLKRHSVLHTGEKMYKCEFCPAEFSDATSLRGHRRKHTGEKPFKCEHCSSAFAWPTQLRTHMVVHTGEKPFRCKLCPAQFNHSRSLKCHAQKCHANTT